Proteins from a genomic interval of Thunnus maccoyii chromosome 1, fThuMac1.1, whole genome shotgun sequence:
- the LOC121897011 gene encoding interferon-induced very large GTPase 1-like, producing the protein MDTDGREPTVFFNFLSKLGLKKFYPNKLTLQSLLEINKNRIYDETVESLEKIPWCFLRKLFQINTECRNCTQLSNNDDEEDENSDPFDFDLVTADDSADNKVNPLDLIVALFLCADSFLQQEMALKMSMCQFSVPLLLPHGDNSQCSLMLWALRDIVKEWRPHDLSESKGFVEDNIVQANIPFFTFVRLKNCSLSKSQVLNHVLSSGQQNHNIFIHRDMEGGELKREIANGLVEVCWYLPCGKENLDIFPEPVAFANLRGDICESLAQFKFLFQVSTATFVFLDKVEENEHKILTSLQDVKSKLFLIVNRKDNAREDMMSVQTTLKELELPNSSVKIKDSKVNVAEFLKKLCAAIKTSLPEETPTMNIVNMVEIAVEFGLSVDENSSEKQKKAVEEIVKGIGEQSVPDYKKQQLPFQGVKWKRLSELEMEECKLKSGDSSPEEYKSQLQAEKQKIREEQSKQKLSKGMKSFIKTLSTSDKEERDFFLKWMKLKFNTHSRRKLSELRNKFKEQCKKKDKNLTAESQQALMESSLGVEHYMREMGLIYEFSISGSRNTADEISRLPGLAAEMLLDGYPLELLDGDASNIPERWVTDVLMELHKKVGGKSRLLVLSVLGVQSTGKSTLLNTMFGVQFPVSSGRCTRGAYMLFLKVGEDMKHELNYEFIVLIDTEGLKSPDLAELEESYEHDNQLATFVIGLSDVTIINLAMENATEMKDILQIAVHAFLRMKEIGKKPVCHFVHQNVSGVSAHENTVTDRKKLWDQLNKMTKIAAEMEKKTSITAFTDVLDYDMDKNHWNIPGLWQGTPPMAAVNTGYSEAVADFKKNLLATVKTDQSNDVSQIPEFLEWIRSLWKAVKYENFIFSFRNTLVAQAYDNLCKEFSQWEGEFGEEILSWQTEAEMEILNSENESDIQTWSILVDSKKSEASEKIKSEERKIKEKLTNYYKKKDQNVNLIEKYKSDFFNSISSLAKEISDSVKNKLDCVLELKKSKKKVEDIQTECRGKIEGEVKKLLSACKNSKLSDEQLTHEFEKMWTDVTRNVSGQEVLFLSDNDLEIQLQKYKTQYLLDFLDLYKERDDCQRKAKTFVQFCIKPAVEEYINRSLGINIVDEILISCHSAEFSSRSFFQYNIQEELLQKDDFDSFVKYICNYEIYVKDWIFQHIQQQMSKNKTLCKLKQENLKVIVHKITKALEQATKGPGGVQLPDNNESITELISNMRKYLIKDISISVENEKTTLFQIQSTCHPFINSLKMSIKDLNKQLQEEFSKSENITETLNKLPIKPQEELFKRVFGCGKQCPFCKVPCEAGGKGHEQHHAAVHRPQGLVRYSYDDSDKLVATLCTTDIQSECTFRNRDTKGEWHPYKDYTKYYPDWHIPPDPSMEASDYWKFVLVKYNDRFAQEYKAKPADVPEAWRRITKEQALKGLKDAFNIK; encoded by the exons ATGGACACAGATGGACGAGAGCCTACAG TCTTTTTCAACTTTCTCTCCAAACTTGGACTGAAGAAATTTTATCCCAACAAGCTCACTCTTCAGTCTCTTCtggaaatcaacaaaaacaggatttatgATGAAACTGTTGAATCACTGGAGAAAATACCATGGTGCTTTCTCAGGAAACTCTTTCAAATCAACACAGAATGCAGAAACTGCACACAATTATCAAacaatgatgatgaggaggacgAAAACAGTGATCCATTTGACTTTGACCTGGTCACTGCAGATGACTCTGCAGACAACAAGGTTAATCCTCTCGACCTCATAGTCGCACTCTTTCTTTGTGCTGACAGCTTCTTGCAACAGGAAATGGCCCTCAAGATGTCAATGTGCCAGTTTTCTGTCCCACTGCTGTTGCCTCATGGTGATAACAGTCAGTGTTCACTGATGCTGTGGGCTCTGAGAGACATCGTCAAAGAGTGGCGTCCACATGATTTGTCTGAATCAAAAGGATTTGTTGAAGACAATATTGTCCAAGCAAATATACCATTCTTTACCTTTGTGAGGCTGAAAAACTGTAGTTTGTCCAAGTCACAGGTTTTGAATCATGTTCTCAGCAGCGGTCAACAGAATCACAACATCTTCATACACAGAGATATGGAAGGAGGAGAACTTAAAAGAGAAATTGCCAATGGTTTGGTCGAGGTTTGCTGGTACCTTCCCTGTGGCAAAGAAAATCTTGACATATTTCCAGAACCAGTTGCCTTTGCCAATTTGAGAGGAGACATTTGTGAGTCACTCGCACAATTCAAGTTTCTTTTTCAAGTGTCAACTGCTACCTTTGTGTTCCTGGACAAAGTTGAAGAAAATGAGCACAAGATTCTGACTTCTCTTCAAGATGTGAAATCCAAACTCTTCTTGATTGTTAATCGCAAGGACAACGCCAGAGAGGACATGATGTCTGTCCAGACAACACTGAAAGAGTTAGAGCTACCAAACAGCAGTGTGAAAATCAAAGACTCAAAGGTAAATGTTGCAGAGTTCTTAAAGAAACTTTGTGCAGCCATCAAGACCTCACTGCCAGAAGAAACACCCACAATGAACATTGTCAATATGGTTGAAATAGCTGTTGAATTTGGTCTATCTGTGGATGAAAActcaagtgaaaaacaaaagaaagcagtTGAGGAGATTGTGAAAGGAATTGGGGAGCAGAGTGTACCAGACTACAAGAAACAACAACTTCCTTTTCAGGGAGTTAAGTGGAAAAGATTATCGGAGTTAGAGATGGAGGAGTGTAAATTGAAATCTGGAGACTCAAGCCCTGAAGAGTATAAATCCCAGCTacaggcagaaaaacaaaaaattaggGAGgagcaaagcaaacaaaaactgtcCAAAGGAATGAAGAGTTTTATTAAAACCTTATCCACAAGtgacaaagaagaaagagatttttttcttaagtgGATGAAACTCAAGTTTAACACACATTCACGGAGGAAACTGTCTGAGCTGCGCAACAAATTCAAAGAGCAATGCaagaagaaagataaaaatCTCACTGCAGAGTCACAACAGGCTTTGATGGAGAGTTCTTTAGGAGTAGAGCATTACATGAGAGAGATGGGACTCATCTATGAGTTCTCAATTTCTGGCTCAAGAAACACTGCTGATGAAATATCTCGTCTCCCTGGTTTGGCAGCTGAAATGCTGTTGGATGGATATCCTTTAGAGCTCTTGGATGGAGATGCTTCCAACATCCCAGAGAGATGGGTGACAGATGTGCTGATGGAGCTTCACAAGAAGGTTGGAGGGAAGAGCAGACTGTTAGTACTGAGTGTGCTTGGTGTTCAAAGTACAGGGAAGTCAACACTCCTCAACACCATGTTTGGTGTGCAGTTTCCTGTCAGCAGCGGCAGATGCACAAGAGGAGCTTATATGCTTTTCCTCAAAGTTGGAGAGGATATGAAACATGAGTTGAATTATGAATTTATAGTTCTCATTGACACAGAGGGTCTAAAATCTCCTGATTTGGCAGAACTAGAGGAAAGTTATGAGCATGACAACCAGCTGGCAACCTTTGTGATTGGTTTAAGTGATGTCACCATTATCAACCTCGCAATGGAAAAtgcaacagaaatgaaagacatCCTGCAAATTGCAGTTCACGCCTTCTTGAGAATGAAGGAAATTGGTAAAAAGCCAGTTTGTCATTTCGTGCATCAAAATGTTTCTGGAGTTTCAGCTCATGAAAATACCGTAACAGATAGAAAGAAGCTCTGGGACCAGctcaataaaatgacaaaaattgcagctgaaatggaaaagaagaCTTCTATTACAGCATTCACAGATGTGCTGGACTATGACATGGACAAAAACCACTGGAACATCCCAGGACTCTGGCAAGGAACCCCTCCGATGGCAGCAGTGAACACAGGTTACAGTGAAGCTGTAGCAGATTTCAAGAAAAATCTTTTggcaacagtgaaaacagaccAAAGCAATGACGTCTCACAGATCCCAGAGTTTCTAGAATGGATCAGAAGTCTCTGGAAAGCAGTGAAATATGAGAACTTCATCTTTAGTTTCAGAAACACTCTTGTGGCTCAGGCCTACGACAACCTTTGCAAAGAGTTCAGTCAATGGGAAGGGGAGTTCGGAGAAGAAATCCTCTCCTggcaaacagaagcagagatGGAAATCttaaattctgaaaatgaatCTGATATTCAAACTTGGAGCATTTTGGTTGATTCAAAAAAATCAGAGGcgtcagaaaaaataaaatctgaagaaagaaaaattaagGAGAAACTTACAAACTACTACAAAAAGAAAGACCAGAATGTAAATCtgatagaaaaatacaaaagtgaCTTTTTCAACAGCATCAGTAGTCTCGCAAAGGAAATCAGTGATTCAGTGAAGAATAAATTGGATTGTGTCCTTGagctgaaaaaaagtaaaaaaaaagttgaggaCATTCAGACTGAATGCAGAGGTAAGATTGAAGGCGAGGTCAAGAAGCTCCTGAGTGCCTGTAAAAACTCCAAACTGTCTGATGAACAGCTGACACATGAGTTTGAAAAGATGTGGACCGATGTGACTAGAAATGTGTCTGGACAAGAAGTTTTATTCTTGTCAGATAATGATCTTGAAATTCAGCTGCAGAAGTACAAGACTCAGTACTTGTTAGATTTTCTTGATTTatacaaagagagagatgattGTCAGCGCAAAGCAAAGACTTTTGTCCAGTTTTGTATCAAACCTGCTGTGGAAGAGTACATCAACAGATCTCTGGGAATAAACATTGTGGATGAAATTTTGATAAGTTGTCATTCAGCAGAGTTCAGTTCCCGCTCCTTTTTCCAGTACAACATTCAGGAAGAGTTGCTGCAAAAGGACGACTTTGACAGTTTTGTCAAGTACATTTGTAACTATGAAATATATGTTAAAGATTGGATATTTCAGCACATCCAGCAACAAATGTCAAAGAACAAAACTTTGTGCAAACTGAAACAAGAGAATCTGAAGGTGATAgttcacaaaatcacaaaagccTTAGAGCAGGCCACAAAAGGACCAGGTGGTGTTCAACTGCCAGACAACAATGAAAGCATCACAGAGCTCATCAGCAACATGCGGAAGTATTTGATTAAAGACATCTCAATTTCAGTGGAGAATGAAAAAACCACCTTGTTTCAAATCCAAAGCACATGTCATCCATTTATCAACAGcctcaaaatgtcaataaaagaCTTGAACAAACAGCTTCAGGAGGAATTCTCAAAGTCTGAAAACATCACTGAGACTCTGAACAAACTTCCAATCAAACCACAGGAGGAGCTTTTCAAGCGAGTGTTTGGTTGTGGAAAACAATGTCCATTTTGTAAAGTTCCCTGTGAGGCTGGAGGCAAAGGACACGAGCAGCATCATGCAGCTGTTCATCGGCCACAAGGTCTTGTTAGATACAGTTATGATGACAGTGATAAGCTGGTTGCAACACTGTGTACAACTGATATACAAAGTGAATGTACATTCAGAAACAGAGATACTAAAGGAGAGTGGCATCCTTACAAAGACTACACCAAGTACTATCCAGACTGGCACATTCCTCCAGATCCCAGCATGGAGGCATCTGACTACTGGAAGTTTGTACTGGTAAAATACAATGACAGATTTGCTCAAGAATATAAGGCCAAGCCAGCTGATGTTCCAGAGGCCTGGAGGAGAATCACAAAGGAACAAGCACTGAAGGGGTTAAAAGATGCCTTCAACATAAAGTGA
- the LOC121903221 gene encoding up-regulator of cell proliferation-like, with amino-acid sequence MDTDGREPTVFSNFLSKLGLKKFYPNKLTLQSLLEINKNRIYDETVESLEKIPWCFLRKLFQINTECRNCTQLSNNDDEEDENSDPFDFDLVTADDSADNKVNPLDLIVALFLCADSFLQQEMALKMTMCQFSVPLLLPHGDNSQCSLMLWALRDIVKEWCPHDLSESRGFVEDNIVQANIPFFTFVRLKNCSLSKSQVLNHILSRGQQNHNIFIHGDMEGGTLKREIANGLVEVCWYLPCGKKDLDIFPGPVAFANLRGDICESLAQFIFLFQVSTATFVFLDKVEENEHKILTSLQDVKSKLFLVVNRKDNSREDMMSVQTTLKELELPKSSVKIKDSKVNVAEFSKKLCAAIKTSLPEETPTLNIVNMVGKAVELGLSVDENSSEKQKKAVEEIMVDIEGRSIPDYKKQQLPLQGDKWKRLSQLEKEECRLKCDSDPEGYKCQLQEEKQKIMEEQSKQRLSKGMESFIKTLSTSDKEKRDFFLKWMKLKFNTHSRRKLSELRNKFKEQCKKKDKNLTAALDKALMESSLGVEHYIREMGLIYEFSISGSRNTADEISRLPGLAAEMLLDGYPLELLDGDASNIPERWVTDVLMELHKKVGGKSRLLVLTVLGVQSTGKSTLLNTMFGVQFPVSSGRCTRGAYMLFLKVGEDMKHELNYEFIVLIDTEGLKSPDLAELDESYEHDNQMATFVIGLSDVTIINLAMENSTEMKDILQIAVHAFLRMRHIGKKPVCHFVHQNVSGVSAHAKTITDRKHLLEQLNEITQIAAEMEKKPSITAFTDVLDYDMDKNHWNIPGLWHGTPPMAAVNTGYSEAVADFKKNLLARVKTDQSNDVSQIPEFLEWMRSLWKAVKYENFIFSFRNTLVARAYDNLCKEFNQWEWQFRKEILSWQTEAEMEILNSDNEADIRIWSKLLNSKKSQMSEKIATEERKMKEKLTNYYEKKGQNVNLIEKYKTDFFKSISSLAKEIKHSVNNKLDCALELKISSKKVQDIQKKYRGGVEDEVMKLLSDCKHSDKLSDEQLTQKFEKMWTEATKNVSGLKERDIAASVLNQLRGNFSNQNVNEELQNIKNLKEIGKDRFKTRREHTDSLMKKARYLFWGPGDLQKFADSVIESCTRFVLDKAKTNTDYHDSFTRELLETIDEYLDKSSHKINAKFVIDLKLHMCGIASREFLKMHQKFLSDNDPRIQLQKYKNQYLTDFLDLYKERDDCQRKAKGFVQFCIKPAVEEYINRSLGINIVDEILTCCHSAEFSSRSFFQYNIQEELRRKDDFDNFVKYIRNYEIYVKDWIFQHIQEQMSKNKTLCKLKQENLKVIVDKITAALEQATEGPDGVQLPDNKESITELISNMRKYLIKDISISEEDEKTTLFQIKSTCHPFINSLKMSIEDLKEQFQQEFSKSENITETLNKLPIKPQEELFKRVFGCGKQCPFCKVPCEAGGKDHKQHHAAVHRPQGLGGFRYEDTQKLVETLCTTDVQSEHRFKNADTKGEWHPYKDYTTYYPDWLIPPDPSIEASDYWKYVLVKYNEKFAQEYKAKPADVPEAWRRITKKQALKGLKDAFNIK; translated from the exons ATGGACACAGATGGACGAGAGCCTACAG tcttttccaactttctctCCAAACTTGGACTGAAGAAATTTTATCCCAACAAGCTCACTCTTCAGTCTCTTCtggaaatcaacaaaaacaggatttatgATGAAACTGTTGAATCACTGGAGAAAATACCATGGTGCTTTCTCAGGAAACTCTTTCAAATCAACACAGAATGCAGAAACTGCACACAATTATCAAacaatgatgatgaggaggacgAAAACAGTGATCCATTTGACTTTGACCTGGTCACTGCAGATGACTCTGCAGACAACAAGGTTAACCCTCTCGACCTCATAGTCGCACTCTTTCTTTGTGCTGACAGCTTCTTGCAACAGGAAATGGCCCTCAAGATGACAATGTGCCAGTTTTCTGTCCCACTGCTGTTGCCTCATGGTGATAACAGTCAGTGTTCCCTGATGCTGTGGGCTCTGAGAGACATCGTCAAAGAGTGGTGTCCACATGATTTGTCTGAATCAAGAGGATTTGTTGAAGACAACATTGTCCAAGCAAATATACCATTCTTTACCTTTGTGAGGTTGAAAAACTGTAGTTTGTCCAAGTCACAGGTTTTGAATCATATTCTCAGTCGTGGCCAACAGAATCACAACATCTTCATACACGGAGATATGGAAGGAGGAACACTTAAAAGAGAAATAGCCAATGGTTTGGTTGAGGTTTGCTGGTACCTTCCCTGTGGCAAAAAAGATCTTGACATATTTCCAGGACCAGTTGCCTTTGCCAATTTGAGAGGAGACATTTGTGAGTCACTCGCAcaattcatttttctttttcaagtgtCAACTGCGACCTTTGTGTTCCTGGACAAAGTTGAAGAAAATGAGCACAAGATTCTGACTTCTCTTCAAGATGTGAAATCCAAACTCTTCTTGGTTGTTAATCGCAAGGACAACTCTAGAGAGGACATGATGTCTGTCCAGACAACACTGAAAGAGTTAGAGCTACCAAAAAGCAGCGTGAAAATTAAAGACTCAAAGGTAAATGTTGCAGAGTTTTCAAAGAAACTTTGTGCAGCCATCAAGACTTCACTGCCAGAAGAAACTCCCACATTGAACATTGTCAATATGGTTGGAAAAGCTGTTGAACTTGGTCTATCTGTGGATGAAAActcaagtgaaaaacaaaagaaagcagtTGAGGAGATCATGGTTGACATTGAGGGGCGAAGTATACCAGACTACAAGAAACAACAACTTCCTTTGCAGGGAGATAAGTGGAAAAGATTATCACAGTTAGAGAAGGAGGAGTGTAGATTGAAATGTGACTCAGACCCTGAAGGGTATAAATGCCAgctacaggaagaaaaacaaaaaattatggaggaacaaagcaaacaaagacTGTCGAAAGGAATGGAGAGTTTTATTAAAACTTTATCCACAagtgacaaagagaaaagagatttttttcttaagtgGATGAAACTCAAGTTTAACACACATTCACGGAGGAAACTGTCTGAGCTGCGCAACAAATTCAAAGAGCAATGCaagaagaaagataaaaatCTCACTGCAGCGTTAGATAAGGCTTTGATGGAGAGCTCTTTAGGAGTAGAGCATTACATAAGAGAGATGGGACTCATCTATGAGTTCTCAATTTCTGGCTCAAGAAACACTGCTGATGAAATATCTCGTCTCCCTGGTTTGGCAGCTGAAATGCTGTTGGATGGATATCCTTTAGAGCTCTTGGATGGAGATGCTTCCAACATCCCAGAGAGATGGGTGACAGATGTGCTGATGGAGCTTCACAAGAAGGTTGGAGGGAAGAGCAGACTGTTAGTACTGACTGTGCTGGGTGTTCAAAGTACAGGGAAGTCAACACTCCTCAACACCATGTTTGGTGTGCAGTTTCCTGTCAGCAGTGGCAGATGCACAAGAGGAGCTTATATGCTTTTCCTCAAAGTTGGAGAGGACATGAAACATGAGTTGAATTATGAATTTATAGTTCTCATTGACACAGAGGGTCTAAAATCTCCTGATTTGGCAGAACTAGATGAAAGTTATGAGCATGACAACCAGATGGCAACCTTTGTGATTGGTTTAAGTGATGTCACCATTATCAACCTCGCCATGGAGAActcaacagaaatgaaagacatCCTGCAAATTGCAGTTCACGCCTTCTTGAGAATGAGACATATTGGTAAAAAGCCAGTTTGTCATTTCGTGCATCAAAATGTTTCTGGAGTTTCAGCTCATGCAAAGACcataacagacagaaaacatctcTTGGAGCAGCTCAATGAAATAACACAAATCGCAgctgaaatggaaaagaagCCTTCTATTACAGCATTCACAGATGTGCTGGACTATGACATGGACAAAAACCACTGGAACATCCCAGGACTCTGGCATGGAACCCCTCCGATGGCAGCAGTGAACACAGGTTACAGTGAAGCTGTAGCAGATTTCAAGAAAAATCTTTTGGCAAGAGTGAAAACAGACCAAAGCAATGACGTCTCACAGATTCCAGAGTTTCTAGAATGGATGAGAAGTCTCTGGAAAGCAGTGAAATATGAGAACTTCATCTTTAGTTTCAGAAACACTCTTGTGGCTCGTGCCTACGACAACCTTTGCAAAGAGTTCAATCAATGGGAATGGCAGTTCAGAAAAGAAATCCTCTCCTggcaaacagaagcagagatGGAAATCTTAAATTCTGACAATGAAGCTGATATTCGAATTTGGAGCAAATTGCTTAATTCAAAAAAATCACAGATGTCAGAAAAAATAGcaactgaagaaagaaaaatgaaggagAAACTTACAAACTACTATGAAAAGAAAGGCCAGAATGTAAATCtgatagaaaaatacaaaactgacTTTTTCAAAAGCATCAGTAGTCTCGCAAAGGAAATCAAACATTCAGTGAACAATAAATTGGATTGTGCACTTGAGCTGAAAATAAGTTCAAAAAAAGTTCAAGACATTCAGAAAAAATACAGAGGTGGGGTTGAAGACGAGGTCATGAAGCTCCTGAGTGACTGTAAACACTCTGATAAACTGTCTGATGAACAGCTGACACAGAAGTTTGAAAAGATGTGGACTGAAGCCACTAAAAATGTGTCTGGCCTGAAAGAGCGAGATATCGCAGCAAGTGTCCTGAATCAGTTGAGAGGAAATTTCTCAAATCAGAATGTTAATGAGGAATTGCAGAACATTAAAAATTTAAAGGAGATTGGGAAGGATCGATTTAAAACCAGACGTGAACATACAGACTCCTTGATGAAGAAGGCTCGATATCTGTTTTGGGGACCAGGAGATCTGCAGAAGTTTGCTGACAGTGTCATTGAGTCTTGCACACGGTTTGTGCTTGATAAAGCAAAGACAAATACAGATTACCACGACTCTTTTACAAGGGAGCTTCTTGAAACAATAGATGAATACCTTGATAAAAGTAgtcacaaaataaatgcaaagtTTGTGATTGACCTGAAACTTCACATGTGTGGCATTGCCTCAAGGGAATTCCTCAAAATGCACCAAAAATTCTTGTCAGATAATGATCCTCGAATTCAGCTGCAGAAGTACAAGAATCAGTACTTGACAGATTTTCTTGATTTatacaaagagagagatgattGTCAGCGCAAAGCAAAGGGTTTTGTCCAGTTTTGTATCAAACCTGCTGTGGAAGAGTACATCAACAGATCTCTGGGGATAAACATTGTGGATGAAATTTTGACATGTTGTCATTCAGCAGAGTTCAGTTCCCGCTCCTTTTTCCAGTACAACATTCAGGAAGAGTTGCGGCGAAAGGATGACTTTGACAATTTTGTCAAGTACATTCGTAACTATGAAATATATGTGAAGGATTGGATATTTCAGCACATCCAGGAACAAATGTCAAAGAACAAAACTTTGTGCAAACTGAAACAAGAGAATCTGAAGGTGATAGTTGACAAGATCACAGCAGCCTTAGAGCAGGCCACAGAAGGACCAGATGGTGTTCAACTGCCAGATAACAAAGAAAGCATCACAGAGCTCATCAGCAACATGCGGAAGTATTTGATTAAAGACATCTCAATTTCAGAGGAGGATGAAAAAACCACCCTGTTTCAAATCAAAAGCACATGTCATCCATTTATCAACAGCCTCAAAATGTCAATAGAAGACTTGAAAGAACAGTTTCAGCAGGAATTCTCAAAGTCTGAAAACATCACTGAGACTCTGAACAAACTTCCAATCAAACCACAGGAGGAGCTTTTCAAGCGAGTGTTTGGTTGTGGAAAACAATGTCCATTTTGTAAAGTTCCTTGTGAGGCTGGAGGCAAAGATCACAAGCAGCATCATGCAGCTGTTCATCGACCACAAGGTCTTGGTGGATTCAGGTATGAAGACACTCAGAAGCTGGTTGAAACACTGTGTACAACTGATGTACAAAGTGAACATAGATTTAAAAATGCAGACACTAAAGGAGAGTGGCATCCTTACAAAGACTACACCACGTACTATCCAGACTGGTTGATTCCTCCAGATCCCAGCATAGAGGCATCTGACTACTGGAAGTATGTACTGGTAAAATACAATGAGAAATTTGCTCAAGAATATAAGGCCAAGCCAGCTGATGTTCCAGAGGCCTGGAGGAGAATCACAAAGAAACAAGCACTGAAGGGGTTAAAAGATGCCTTCAACATAAAGTGA